ATGTGGCGCCTGCCATTGAGCCTTTTGTCCGGCAAATGCACGTCCCGTCCGCGGGTGCCTTGGGGTTCTGGCTCGGCGACTGGTCTGGCGTCATTGCCTTCGCCCTGGTATTCGTCGTGACATTTTTTCTGCTGCGCTTCGCATCCGGTTTGATTGACGCGCTGTTCAGTCTGCCGGTGCTGTCCACGCTCAACCGCCTGGCTGGTTTGGCGGCGGGGCTGGTGTTAGCGCTGCTGTTTGTCTATGTGGCCATCCTGGTCGTTCAGTATGTCAATGCGCCGAAACTGCAGGCGGCGCTGCACCAATCGTCCATCGTGCAATGGATGAACGTGGAAAGCAAACAGCTGTGGACCTCTGCCAAGGTACCGCATGCCGATATGGGTGGCCACACGGGAAATCTGACCTGAACTGTCCGACGGACATCACGAGACTCGCCCACAAACCTCTTGTGGGCGAGTTCGATCGTGAATCACACGCGCTGATTGGGGAAGGCATCAAACACGCCGCGCGGTTAGTCTGCTCGACGACTGCCCCGCATCTCAGTGGGGATGAACAGGTCAATAATCCCAATCACCAAGGACGCCAAGAGTGCGCCGAGGACTGTGACCCGCATCCCAGGAACAAACAACTGTGCAACATACAGCACGACTGCACCGGAAATAAAGCCGACTAAGCCTCGTCCATACGGAGAAATACGACGCCCAAACAATGCCTCAATAGCCCACCCCAACAGCGCGATCACAACCGCTGCAAGAAGTGCTGTCCAGAAGTTCAGGACGGCAAAGCCTGGAACGAGGAAGCCGACAAACATCAAGACCAGCGCTGACACGACAAATCGCACAACGGTGCCTAGAATGTTCATTTTGCTCCTCCTTTCGCGTTAAACCTAGCTTGCCCGCATCGCGCGGGTTCATGTGGTACAATCGGATGGGATTTTTTTCGGCACGTCAGGATTGATTTTTTGAATAGGAGCTGCGTGAACTTCCATGGACCGTGCACTCAAGATCCTTGAGTTTGACCGCATAAAATCAGAAATCCAGTCGTATGCCGCCTGTCGTCTGGGACGGGAGAAACTGGATGAACTCAAACCGTGCACATCGCTGGAGGACGCCCATCGTGAACTGTCCGCAGTGGATGAAGCGCTTCAGTTTGATCTCCGCTTTGGCAGCCTGCCGTTTGGCGGCGTGACCGACGTGCGTCCGATGTTGAAAAAGGCAGCCATCGGCGGCACGTTATCTGCTTCCGACCTGCTGGCCATTGCCAACTTGATTCACGGAGGACGCATGATTCGACAGGCACTGGAAGCGCATACGGATGAACTGGAGATGCCGCATTTGACCGCCAAGGCGGCTGGATTGTTTGACGCGCGGCAAACGGAAGTGGAAATTCGCGACAAAGTGCAGGACGACGCGACCATCGCCGACCGTGCGAGCCCCGTCTTGCAGCGCCTCCGCCAGGAACGGCGGCACATGGAAAGCCGCGTCCGACAGGTGTTGGAAGACGTCATGCGCCGTCATCAACGGATGCTGCAGGAACCTGTCATTGCCCTGCGCGGAAACAGTTTCTGCCTGCCCGTGCGGGTGGAGTTCAAGAACCAGATTCCCGGCGTCGTCCATGATGTGTCGTCTTCCGGGGCCACCGTTTTCATTGAACCGCAGGCGGCCGTGGAGGCCAGCCATCGGGTGCAGGCGATTATGGCCGAGGAAGAGCGCGAGATTGAACGCATTCTGTCGGCGTTGTCAGGGGTCGTGGCGGGCGTCGCGGATGCGCTGGAAGCGAACGCGGACATCCTGGCTTGCCTCGATGCCTGGTTTGCGAAGGCGGCACACGCAAATGCCCATGAATGGACCCGTCCGACCCTGCGTGACGACGGGGTGTGGAAACTGCGTCAAGCCTGGCACCCCTTGCTTGACAAGGCGCAAGCCGTGCCGCTCGACCTGACACTCGGCGAGACCTTTACCATGCTCCTCATCACGGGTCCCAATACGGGCGGAAAAACCGTGACGCTGAAAACAGTGGGGCTCTTGACCTTGCTGGCGATGTCCGGCTGCTTCGTGCCCGCCAGACGAGCGAGCGAAATCGCCTGGTGCGACGAAGTGTACGTCGACATTGGCGACGAACAGAGTATTGAGCAGAGCTTGTCGACCTTCTCCTCCCATCTGCGAAACATCGTTCCTTTGTTTTCCCGCGTGACCTCAAGAAGTCTTGTCTTGCTGGATGAGCTCGGTGCCGGGACTGACCCGACCGAAGGCGCGAGTTTGGCGATGGCCATCCTGGACGAATTGAACGCCAGAGGGTGCCGTGTGGCGGTCACCACTCATTACCCGGAGCTGAAGGCGTACGCCTTCCGTGAGCCAAACGCGGTGAACGCCAGCATGGAGTTTGACGTGGAAACCCTGCGCCCCACGTATCGGCTCGTGATTGGCGTGCCGGGGCGGTCAAACGCGCTGGCGATTGCTGAGCGGCTGGGGCTGCCACGGTCTGTGTTGGAACGGGCGAGATCGATGTTGAGCACGGAAGATGTTCGCGTGGAGGACTTAATCGCCCAGATGGAGCGCGCCCGCCGGGAGGCCGAACGCGCCGCGCAGGAAGCGCTGGAGGAGCAAAGGGCCGCCGAGCAACTGCGGCTGACGTGGGAAGCGCAAAAAAAGGCGCTCGACGCGGAGGCCGAGCGCATCCGCAGGGAAGCGGCCGAGCAGGCCCGCCGCGCCGTGGAGCGCGCGCAGGCCGAGGCGGAACGCATCATCGCAGAACTTCGGAAGATGCGGACCGATCACGGCGTGAAAGACCATGAACTGGTCGCCCTCCGCAAGCAGCTGGAAGGCGCACTGCCTGAACAGCCCAAACGTGGGGCGGGCGCGTCCAGGGCGGGCGGTTCGGGTTCGGGCTCGGGGGGCGTCGTCATTCGGCCCGGCGCCGTGGTTCGCGTGTTGACGCTGGGGCAGAAGGGTGAGGTCCTGGAGGTGGATGGGGAGACACTGACGGTGCAGATGGGCGCACTTCGGACCAAGGTGCGGCCGGCGGATGTCGAGTTGCTGCAGAATCGACCCGCACCTGTGCAGGCGCCCCCGTCGCGCCGCGGACTGCCAAAGGACGTGAAACTGGAGCTCGATGTCCGAGGAGAACTCGTGGAAGACGCCATTGCGCGCGTGGAAAAGTACCTGGATGACGCGGTGTTGAGCGGGTTGCAGCGCGTGGCCGTGATCCACGGAAAAGGGACGGGCGCCCTGCGTGACGCGATTCGCCGCTATCTTGCCGGCCATCGTCACGTTTCCACGTGGGCGCCGGGTGGCCCCGGCGAAGGCGGCGACGGCGTGACCGTGGTGACGCTGAAGTAGTGTGGCGGGGGAGTAATCGGCGGCCGGACCGGTTGCGGTGCGGCTTTGGGGCGGGGGTGCCGGGTGGCTGCGTTAAGGCGTGTTTTTTGCCCTATGGCGACCGGACCGGTTGCCGGGTGGCTGCATTAAGGCGTGTTTTCTGCCCTATGGCGGCCGGACAAGTTGCCGGTTGGCTGCATTAAGGCGTGTTTTCTGCCCTATGGCGACCGGATCGGTTGCCGGTTGGCTGCATTAAGGCGTGTTTTCTGCCCTATGGCGGCCGGACAAGTTGCGGTGCGGCTGCGTTAAGGCGTGGTTTCTGCCCTATGGCGGCCGGGCAGGTTGCCGGGTGGCTGCATTAAGGCGTGTTTTCTGCCCTATGGCGGCCGGACAAGTTGCGGTGCGGCTGCGTTAAGGCGTGTTTTCTACCTTATGGCGGCCGGACCGGTTGCCGGGTGGCTGCGTTAAGGCGCGGTTTCTGCCCTATGGCGGCCCGTGCGCCCACCGCCCGGCCGAGTTAAGGCGTGTTTTCTACCTTATGACGACCCTCCCCAAACACCGCGCCATGTACCGCAAGCCCCATGCAGATCATCGCACCTGTCGATCTGGTCAGCCCATGCACGCCCCCCGTCGCCCCCACCACATTCTCGCTTTCTGCCGTACGCGACAGGGGCCGCCCCCAGGCCACTGAGTGCCTGCTGGGACAGCCCCTGTTTTACCTTCCTGCCGTTTCCGCTGCCTCGCAGTCTTTCATCCTTTCATCCTTTCATCCTTTCATCCTTTCATCCTTTCATCCTTTCATCCTTTCATCCTTTCATCCTTTCATCCTTTCAGCCATTCGATTCCGAACGTTACCCCTTCTTGGGCCGCCCAGAACCCACCGAACCCGCCGAACCGCCAGAACTTCCAGTGGCACCCGTATCGGTGTCAGGTTTGTTGGCGGCTCCGGTGAAGTTCCCGACGCCAGGCAGGTTGGTCGATCCCGACCCCGCCCCGGCGCCCGGTCCCGACCCATTTCCAGGTCCCGTGCCCCCGGACCCGCCGGACCCGCCTGCGTTCGGGAGGACCACCTCCACGACGGCCGATGGGTTTGACAGGCCGGCGGACGACACGGCGTACACCTCATAGTAGAGCGTCGACGCATTCGCGGGCAGTTGGCTGTCCGTAAACGACGTCTGCGTGACTGGGCCGGCCACGGTGACGTACGGCCCGCTGCCCGATGTGGCGCGGGTCACCATGTACCCGGAGGCGCCCTGTACTGCGTTCCAGGTCAATTGCACACTCGTCCCGTCCGGCGCAGCGACGGCCTTGACGTTCGCAGGCGGGCTGACGGTGGTCGGGCTCTGGCCGTTGGCCGGCGCCTTCAGCACAATGCCGCCGCGTGGATCCGGCTGCGTCGGCACATACGTGCCGCTGTCCAGCGTCGTCACGCCCGGCGGGAGCGTGTATGGGGGTTTGATGAAAATTCCGGTCCGAATCTCGTTCGGCGGCGTCATGGTCGTCGCCAGGTACTTCTTGCCGTTGTAAATCGTGTATTCGACCAGCACGTGCATATTGTCCGGCTGCGTCGGCTGCGTTCCCTGAATGAAGTACTCGTCGTAGACCGCGTTGTCCTGCTTGCACAAGTTGGTCGGCAGCATGCCGGAATCCTCGCAGACAGCTGCCTGAACGATGCCGGACGGTTCCGGCCACGGTTTGGTGGGCTGCTCCTTCTGCAGCAGCGGCTGCATAATGTCGCTCCACAGGGTGAACTTCAGGTTATAGGCACTGTTTGAGATTTTCTGGTGGTGGTTGTAGCCCATCCACAGGCCGGCCGTGTACTGCTGCGTATAGCCGACAAACCAGCCATCCTCCTGGCTGTCGGTTGTCCCGGTTTTGCCCGAGATGTAATAGCCAGGAAAGCGTGCACCGATGGCATCCGCGGTGCCGCCCGGCTGGTACAGCACGCCGTGGAGGATGTTCGTCATAATCCACGCGGTCTGCGGACTGAATACCTGATTGACCTGCTGATGGAACTGGTACAGCGTATTGCCGTTTCGGTCCGCAATCTTCGATACCAGGAACGACTGCTTCCAGGTCCCCTGGTTGGCAAACGTGGTGTAGGCGCTCGTCACCTGCTGCACCGTCAGCCCATGCGCCATACCGCCGATGGCGGTCGGTAGCTGCTCTGTATCGCTCTGCACCAGGGTCGGCTGGCCGTTGAGGGTCGTGGCGCCCACCGGGATCCCCATCTTCGCCAGGTAACTGGTCCCCACTTCGGGCGTCAGCATGTCCAGCGTGCGGATGGCGGGGACGTTGATGGACTTCACCAGTGCCGTGCGGACGCTGACCAGGCCCGAATAATACCCTTCCGCGTCAGTCGGGGTCCACGGGCCGGCCGGTCCGCCCGGGTAG
Above is a genomic segment from Alicyclobacillus cycloheptanicus containing:
- a CDS encoding endonuclease MutS2 → MDRALKILEFDRIKSEIQSYAACRLGREKLDELKPCTSLEDAHRELSAVDEALQFDLRFGSLPFGGVTDVRPMLKKAAIGGTLSASDLLAIANLIHGGRMIRQALEAHTDELEMPHLTAKAAGLFDARQTEVEIRDKVQDDATIADRASPVLQRLRQERRHMESRVRQVLEDVMRRHQRMLQEPVIALRGNSFCLPVRVEFKNQIPGVVHDVSSSGATVFIEPQAAVEASHRVQAIMAEEEREIERILSALSGVVAGVADALEANADILACLDAWFAKAAHANAHEWTRPTLRDDGVWKLRQAWHPLLDKAQAVPLDLTLGETFTMLLITGPNTGGKTVTLKTVGLLTLLAMSGCFVPARRASEIAWCDEVYVDIGDEQSIEQSLSTFSSHLRNIVPLFSRVTSRSLVLLDELGAGTDPTEGASLAMAILDELNARGCRVAVTTHYPELKAYAFREPNAVNASMEFDVETLRPTYRLVIGVPGRSNALAIAERLGLPRSVLERARSMLSTEDVRVEDLIAQMERARREAERAAQEALEEQRAAEQLRLTWEAQKKALDAEAERIRREAAEQARRAVERAQAEAERIIAELRKMRTDHGVKDHELVALRKQLEGALPEQPKRGAGASRAGGSGSGSGGVVIRPGAVVRVLTLGQKGEVLEVDGETLTVQMGALRTKVRPADVELLQNRPAPVQAPPSRRGLPKDVKLELDVRGELVEDAIARVEKYLDDAVLSGLQRVAVIHGKGTGALRDAIRRYLAGHRHVSTWAPGGPGEGGDGVTVVTLK
- a CDS encoding transglycosylase domain-containing protein, with the protein product MAKGTKPPVHGSSTKDKQKQQRANAARKERRHPIRTAFKVLGLGVGGIIVIGVGVGIGYAASMLKGLPTISASTFTNESEASTVYDVNGKVIGRYTTSGDRQPITSVNQVSPYLSNALIAAEDKTFRTNIGINPLAMCRAFVEDVIGHHIQSGASTITQETVKLAVFPEQQRTLKRKIQEIALALELNHMLTKDEILTDYMNWVYMGDMGDTPIYGVKTASQILFHKDPRDLNIPQAALLAGIINNPSYFSPYQYPSRAVDRQHYVLNQMLRNHFITQQQYESAMSYNVLKDIHKPTASSTTQYPFLMLDNITPTVCQDLVKEGLYSTAQQAYDALPTAGYKIYTSIDLNVQNHVDSVLADDQLFGNTDASWSDPQTGQHGVDIYNAGVTIINNQTGGIVAIGGGRDSAADYQKDQIDHSDIARQPGSSIKPLIDYGPAIDLHKETAATYLADIPTTYPGGPAGPWTPTDAEGYYSGLVSVRTALVKSINVPAIRTLDMLTPEVGTSYLAKMGIPVGATTLNGQPTLVQSDTEQLPTAIGGMAHGLTVQQVTSAYTTFANQGTWKQSFLVSKIADRNGNTLYQFHQQVNQVFSPQTAWIMTNILHGVLYQPGGTADAIGARFPGYYISGKTGTTDSQEDGWFVGYTQQYTAGLWMGYNHHQKISNSAYNLKFTLWSDIMQPLLQKEQPTKPWPEPSGIVQAAVCEDSGMLPTNLCKQDNAVYDEYFIQGTQPTQPDNMHVLVEYTIYNGKKYLATTMTPPNEIRTGIFIKPPYTLPPGVTTLDSGTYVPTQPDPRGGIVLKAPANGQSPTTVSPPANVKAVAAPDGTSVQLTWNAVQGASGYMVTRATSGSGPYVTVAGPVTQTSFTDSQLPANASTLYYEVYAVSSAGLSNPSAVVEVVLPNAGGSGGSGGTGPGNGSGPGAGAGSGSTNLPGVGNFTGAANKPDTDTGATGSSGGSAGSVGSGRPKKG
- a CDS encoding phage holin family protein, with translation MNILGTVVRFVVSALVLMFVGFLVPGFAVLNFWTALLAAVVIALLGWAIEALFGRRISPYGRGLVGFISGAVVLYVAQLFVPGMRVTVLGALLASLVIGIIDLFIPTEMRGSRRAD
- a CDS encoding CvpA family protein, which encodes MNGVDIVIVIIVALGALNGYRTGFVRQITRLFGAVIAYFLSVWLRPYVAPAIEPFVRQMHVPSAGALGFWLGDWSGVIAFALVFVVTFFLLRFASGLIDALFSLPVLSTLNRLAGLAAGLVLALLFVYVAILVVQYVNAPKLQAALHQSSIVQWMNVESKQLWTSAKVPHADMGGHTGNLT